A genomic stretch from Oncorhynchus tshawytscha isolate Ot180627B linkage group LG07, Otsh_v2.0, whole genome shotgun sequence includes:
- the mettl1 gene encoding tRNA (guanine-N(7)-)-methyltransferase isoform X2 encodes MASRKSQLVGLCHGWVIAADDHTGIHSYHLKTKRSNFSGHVITNTGQLRALELSPLFPKQLILGLEIRVKVSDYVQDRVRSLRAAEAGSYQNIACLRSNAMKYLPNFFSKGQLSKMFFLFPDPHFKKTKHKWRIISPTLLAEYAYTLRVGGLVYTNTDVEEVHLWMVKHFSEHLLFTRVPDAELVDDVIISRLGTCTEEGKKVQRNGGKNYLAVFRRVEDQN; translated from the exons atggcatctcggAAATCACAACTTGTTGGTCTTTGTCACGGATGggttattgcagcagacgaccacaccggaaTCCACTCCTATCACCTAAAAACAAAAAGAAGCAACTTCAGTGGGCacgtgatcaccaacactggacaattaagggctt tggagTTATCCCCGCTCTTTCCAAAGCAACTGATTCTGGGCCTGGAGATCCGTGTCAAAGTGTCTGATTATGTCCAGGACCGTGTCCGCTCCCTGCGTGCAGCAGAGGCGGGCAGCTACCAGAACATCGCATGCTTACGGAGCAACGCCATGAAGTACCTGCCCAACTTCTTCTCCAAGGGACAG CTCAGTAAGATGTTCTTCCTGTTTCCTGACCCGCACTTCAAGAAGACCAAGCACAAGTGGAGGATCATCAGTCCCACTCTGTTGGCCGAGTACGCCTACACACTGAGAGTAGGG GGTTTGGTGTACACCAACACAGACGTGGAGGAGGTGCATCTCTGGAtggtaaaacacttcagtgagcatcTGCTGTTCACACGGGTCCCCGATGCAGAACTG GTTGATGATGTCATCATCAGTCGCTTGGGAACATGcacagaggaggggaagaaggtgcagaggaatggagggaagaaCTACCTGGCAGTTTTCCGGAGGGTAGAAGACCAAAACTGA
- the mettl1 gene encoding tRNA (guanine-N(7)-)-methyltransferase isoform X3, whose amino-acid sequence MDWSQLYPEFFSDHQSTQKAAQVEFADIGCGYGGLLVELSPLFPKQLILGLEIRVKVSDYVQDRVRSLRAAEAGSYQNIACLRSNAMKYLPNFFSKGQLSKMFFLFPDPHFKKTKHKWRIISPTLLAEYAYTLRVGGLVYTNTDVEEVHLWMVKHFSEHLLFTRVPDAELVDDVIISRLGTCTEEGKKVQRNGGKNYLAVFRRVEDQN is encoded by the exons ATGGACTGGTCCCAGCTGTACCCGGAGTTCTTCAGCGACCACCAGTCGACCCAAAAGGCTGCACAAGTGGAGTTTGCAGACATCGGCTGTGGATATGGGGGACTTCTAG tggagTTATCCCCGCTCTTTCCAAAGCAACTGATTCTGGGCCTGGAGATCCGTGTCAAAGTGTCTGATTATGTCCAGGACCGTGTCCGCTCCCTGCGTGCAGCAGAGGCGGGCAGCTACCAGAACATCGCATGCTTACGGAGCAACGCCATGAAGTACCTGCCCAACTTCTTCTCCAAGGGACAG CTCAGTAAGATGTTCTTCCTGTTTCCTGACCCGCACTTCAAGAAGACCAAGCACAAGTGGAGGATCATCAGTCCCACTCTGTTGGCCGAGTACGCCTACACACTGAGAGTAGGG GGTTTGGTGTACACCAACACAGACGTGGAGGAGGTGCATCTCTGGAtggtaaaacacttcagtgagcatcTGCTGTTCACACGGGTCCCCGATGCAGAACTG GTTGATGATGTCATCATCAGTCGCTTGGGAACATGcacagaggaggggaagaaggtgcagaggaatggagggaagaaCTACCTGGCAGTTTTCCGGAGGGTAGAAGACCAAAACTGA
- the mettl1 gene encoding tRNA (guanine-N(7)-)-methyltransferase isoform X1, with amino-acid sequence MSVSMPQKRYYRQRAHSNPMADHTFEYPVCPEDMDWSQLYPEFFSDHQSTQKAAQVEFADIGCGYGGLLVELSPLFPKQLILGLEIRVKVSDYVQDRVRSLRAAEAGSYQNIACLRSNAMKYLPNFFSKGQLSKMFFLFPDPHFKKTKHKWRIISPTLLAEYAYTLRVGGLVYTNTDVEEVHLWMVKHFSEHLLFTRVPDAELVDDVIISRLGTCTEEGKKVQRNGGKNYLAVFRRVEDQN; translated from the exons ATGAGCGTGTCGATGCCCCAGAAGCGATATTACAGGCAGCGAGCCCACTCGAATCCAATGGCAGACCACACGTTTGAATA CCCTGTCTGTCCAGAGGACATGGACTGGTCCCAGCTGTACCCGGAGTTCTTCAGCGACCACCAGTCGACCCAAAAGGCTGCACAAGTGGAGTTTGCAGACATCGGCTGTGGATATGGGGGACTTCTAG tggagTTATCCCCGCTCTTTCCAAAGCAACTGATTCTGGGCCTGGAGATCCGTGTCAAAGTGTCTGATTATGTCCAGGACCGTGTCCGCTCCCTGCGTGCAGCAGAGGCGGGCAGCTACCAGAACATCGCATGCTTACGGAGCAACGCCATGAAGTACCTGCCCAACTTCTTCTCCAAGGGACAG CTCAGTAAGATGTTCTTCCTGTTTCCTGACCCGCACTTCAAGAAGACCAAGCACAAGTGGAGGATCATCAGTCCCACTCTGTTGGCCGAGTACGCCTACACACTGAGAGTAGGG GGTTTGGTGTACACCAACACAGACGTGGAGGAGGTGCATCTCTGGAtggtaaaacacttcagtgagcatcTGCTGTTCACACGGGTCCCCGATGCAGAACTG GTTGATGATGTCATCATCAGTCGCTTGGGAACATGcacagaggaggggaagaaggtgcagaggaatggagggaagaaCTACCTGGCAGTTTTCCGGAGGGTAGAAGACCAAAACTGA